The window GATGTGCAGCTTGCTGAGTGGCTTGCCGTCCAGAAGGTAGGAGCCCGTGTAGGTGACATACTCGGCGTAGCACTGGGGTGCCTGCGGGCTGATGTAGCAGAGGATCTTCCGCTTCTCTTCAATCTTCTTCCTGATTTGCAAGTATTCAAAGTACGGGTTGGACCTGTCACTGTGGTAGGGCTCGATGTCGTCCAGCTTGATGGCATCCACGATGGCAGCCAGCGTCTGCTGGATCACTTCCCGCGTCTGTTGTGTGGACGTGTTCAtgtgctgctgcagctgctggctGGAGCGCTGGAAGCGGCGTTTGCGCGGGTGCTGGGCCTGCGGGTCCTCCTCCTCGGAGCCGCGGCCCTTCGCTCTGGGCGCCGGGGCAGGCTCCTTCTCAGAAGGGGGCGAGCTCTGCTTGTTCTGATTGGCCAGCATCTGAGCCCGGTTCCTGGTCATGCGCTGGGGGATCtcctccactttgggggccttTGGGGCTTCGGCTGTGGGTTTGGGTTCTGGTTCTGTCGCTTCGGGCAGGACACTGCTCGGAGGCCCCTCAAGCCCAGCAGtgtcatgggggccagccccgtccgCCTGTGCCAAGCAGTCCACAGGAGGGTCAGGTGCACCGTGGGATACAGCCGAGGGCTCTTGGCACTCGGCCTCCTCGTCAACACCCCCTGGTGGAAGCTGCTCCGGGAGGGCTGGCACAGGCCCCAAGCTGGAGTTGGAGTCCTCAGGAGCCCTCGCCTCTGACACAGCCCCTGCTTCTGCCGTGGCATTCAGCATCACGGCGGGTTTCGGCTCCTCCAGGGGCTCGGGCTCGGCAGGGAGCCGGGTGACCGGCTGGTCAGGGGGCAGCACGAGTTGCTCCTCAGCAGCTGATGCAGCGACATCCCCACCATTCAGGACCATGGGGGCCCCTGCAGGGGTATTTTCTGGAGGAATGAGAGGACTGTCTTCTACAGGTTCTGTTTCGACGTCGGAAACGTCCTTAGTTTGAAGGGGAAGCTCTGGCAGTGAGAAGGGTCCCAGGTCTAAGTCGTCCACAGGGGTGGTAAAGGGGTCAGACCAGGGCACTGGCTCCACCTGGCCGAGGACAGGCAGGTTGTGACCATTTTCCAGGAAGTTATTTTCCAGGGGCCCCAGAGCCTCCACCTGAGCCACGGTGGTCACACACGCAGGCTCGGGGGGCCCTTCGGGGGGTGCTTCCGGAAGCGACTTGCAGCTACTGAAGAAGGACTccagcctggagggaggggtgaaAGGGGTGGGTTCTTCTGAAGGGGAGACAGCAGCCGGGATTGCTTCCACCGCAGTGTCTCTGACCTCCTCGAGTCCAGGCTCAGTGCCTGACAGAGGATATGAGGCAGGGGACCCTGGGTAAGGGGGCTCTGTGGCACCGAAgggccctggggcagcagggTGGAGGGACGCAGCTGGACAGAAATGTTTTGGGGACTCTGAGAATCTCTGTGGAGACTTCAGCAGAAGGTCTGACCCCACGGGCCAGCTGACAGGGTTTTCGGGGGCAGTCCCAATTAGGCTGGAAGAGAGACCTTGCTCTGAGCCAGCAGGGTGCGCCCACTCAACTGGCTCCTCTGTGATGACCGTGCTGAAGGGGCCCTCGTCCAGGGGCTCCAAGTAGCTGGGCTCAGGGGGGATGATGGCAGCAGTGGCCTGCTGGTCCTCTGTGGCCTCCAGGGGAATGCCCAAGTCAGGGGGAAGGGCTCCCTCCATGGATGGAGCCAAAAGCTCATCTCGGTGTGAAGGGGGGGACTTTGCTTGTAAACCAGAGAAGGCACCCTCTGGGGAGGGAGTGACATTGACCACAGCTGCAGGCGGGCAGTGCAGACCGTCTgctttgggggaggggatgcCATAGTCCGGGGAGTAATACCCCGGAGACAAGCAAGCAAACTTTTCGGCGGGACCTGGAGCAACAGGGGCCTTGTCCTCCAAGTGCTGCCCTGGCGAGTCGAAACTAGACGCAGTAGGGACACTCTGCTGTCTGAACAGCTTGTCCCCAACACTGAATTCTTCTTCAGGGGTCCTCCTGATATCAACGGAGACTGAACGATAAAGGTTTGTGCACACAGGCCTCGTGGGTGTCTGGCTAGGGGTTTCTGAAATCCCACTCGCCGCCCCAGAGAACCTGTCAAAGAAGGAGGGGGAGCAGGCGCTGGCAGACGTGCTAGAGATGGGTGGGGGGTCTGTGCAGTCGAACCCGAGGTCGGGGTAGTCGTCAGTGCTGCAGGACGGGGTCCTGGGGGTGTGCATCGCCTCCTCGTAGCTGGGGCAGGACACTACTGACGCAGGGGTGGGGACCCCGGTGGGCCGGTTCTGATCAGGCCTGGGAGAAGCAGGCAAGACCTCTTTCATATGAGGTCCCGCCAACCAGTCTCTGGCGTCCACAGCTGGTCCCAGGTGGGGCTTATTCTCAgcggctggaggaggaggagccgccTCCTTGAGCTTCTTGTCTTTAAGGGCAGGGTCCAGCCCCAGCGGCTTCTTTGGAGGGACATCCAGACTCTTCTTCCGCATGTCTTCAGCTGACTTCACTCTCTCCTTGAGCTTAGGGTCGCCAGACCTGTGCCTCATCTTCTCCATCTGTTTCATTCTCTCCTTGTGCCGTTTGTGGCGCTCTTCAATCTCCAGGTCTTTCTGGGAGAGCATCCTCTCAAAGCTGGTCATCATCAGGTCACCGTCTCCAAGAAGCTTCTCTCTGGGCCTGACGTCCTTCCTGCCCACATCTTTGGATGGTGGCAGCTTATCGCTTCCATTGCTGAGTTTCACTGAgtctgccttctccttctctggaTTCTCCTTGGACTTATCCTTTAGCTTGGCCTCACTGGGTCTCAGGCTCTCGTCCCTGGGCCTCTCTCTAAGAGAACCTGGGGGGCTGTCCTTGTCTTTGGCTGCAGACTTGTGCTCCTCCCGGGCATGTTTCAGGATGCCATCCCCATGCTTGTCCCTGTGtttctccttctcatctctccacttctcccggtgcttctctcttctcttcttctcttttaggATGTTGATGGTACCAGATCCATAAGGCTTCAgttccttttctactttcttggAAGGTTCTCTTTCAgaatcatttttgtctttcttttcggtagaaaaaaattcaatggtTTTATCTAATTCATCTTCTATGTCGGCTTTCGTGTTGTAAGAAATGCTGTAGGCGTCGGCATCCAGGAACTCCTTTTCACACTGGCTGGAGTCCCTCCTGCTGCCCGTCTCCTTATAATCCTCACCCTTGTCTTTCCTCTCGGACTTTTCCTTCTTGCCTCTCTCTCGATCATGGCTTTTcttggaggaggaggacgagTGCCTgtgcctctccttctccttcagcttctcctgGGGGCAGCTCTCCTTGACCTTCTCCTCCGGGGGCTCTGTGACGGACGTGTCCAGGAGGGCACTCAGGCCCGGGTCCTGTCCCCGGTCCGTGAAGCTGTCGGAGGACACCTCGCTGGCCCTGTCATTGGAGTCCTCCCTGCACTCCCGGAGCgcttcctcctccagcttctccagcAGGCTCCTCTCCAGCTCGACGCCTTTGGACGCCTTCCTCTCTCGGCCATGCTCCTTGTCTGGCCTCTCCCGGTGCCTGCTCTTGGCCTTGTCTTCTGCGCAAGgcttcttctctgccttctctggggGCTTCTgtctgctcttcctttcctgagTGGAGTCGACTGAAGCCCGGTCCTTCCTGTCCTTGTATTTGTCTGTGGACTCCTTATCCTTCTTCTCTTTGTGCTTGTCAAaggccttttctttcttgtctttcacGCCTTCCGTGGCTCCTctgtcccttctcttttctttgggttctttctcttttggcttcTCTGAGTGTTGCCTGTCCACGGAGTGCTTCCGGTGCCTGTCCGAGGGGTGCGGCTCCCTCCCGTCGTCTTTCTCCTGGAGCCCATCCACCCGCTGCACTTCACCGGCCTCTCCAATTTTGAATCCACTCGCCGTATAATCATCTTTTTCATCTTCACTTTCATCTGTGAATATATCTGCAATATACCAGCTTTTCTCCTTAccctttttttcatcttttttttcagaGAAGTCTTCTGAGATAATTCCAGAGAAacacttctcctttttttctttaacttggtCAAaagaagcttttctttctttgtctttgctatgtgtatctttatgcttttccttagtatcttttttctctttaaaacatttatcaaattctttctccttctgacatTTTTCAAGGAGAGATTTTTCGTTCTTATCTTTGTCACTGGACTTGTCTTTatacttttccagttttattttttctttcttctccttctcaaggccatctttcttctccttctctctcacagaATGATGCCTTTCCCAAGGCTCCAGATTCTTCCCAAAGTCACAGTCAGACCTGTCCTTGAAGATGCTCTCACAGCTGTACTCCTTCAGGTCCTCCCTGTACGCCTCCTCGGGCTTGGCTCTGCCGTCCTTCCGTTCCTTGGCGCCCTCGAGGGGGTCCTTTCTGTCCCTGCAGATGTCGCTCAGATCCCTGTCTTTCCTGTCTCGCCCGCCTTCAGCAGACTccctcctctttttgtctttttctgaaagATAGCTGGCGATACTTTTGTGCTTTTCAATTTGGTCTTTCCtcttctcagagtttttatcCAGATAGTCCCTgtctttctttctaaagaaagCATCCTTGTCGCTCCGCTTTTCGCTGTAGTCTCGCTTCTCCCGGGTTCTGCTCTCCCGCTTCTTCTCCTTGCTGTCCTCTTTCACTGTTTCCAAGATCAGCCTTGCCACGGAGTCATTTTTAATGTCCCTGTAGTCTGTCACTGGAGAATCCCAACTATCTTCCCCTTTGAAATCAAAGGACGAATCAGACAAGTCAGAAAACCACCTGTCTTGCTGGTCGTCAGAAAGGCTGAATTTGGTATCTTCATTCTCCAGAAACTGACTTTTGTTGCAATAGTCATCAAAAGCAGAATCTTCCctataaactttttcttttttgagtttttctttatcttctttgaaagtcttctccttctcttttgaaattttgtcctctttaaaatcattctttttctctaattttgaaGGCCTGtctttggattttttctttctttcctctttgtataGTCTCAGTTTTTCCTCTTTGGGAGACTTTTCCTTCGCTGACTTCTCCTTTTCCACTTTATTCGAGCGGTCTTTCTCGTCTCGGAAAGGCCTGCTCACGTCTTTGTTCATGTCTCTGACTCTCCTGAGCGACTTGTCATCTTTGGAGGCCTTGATTATCTCATCTTTAAAGAGCCATTCTTTGTCGTCTGACTTCATTTTgctaagtttttcttctttcttaaagtGGTCTCTATCGTGCTTCAatacttttaacttattttctgtAGAAATGTCATTGTCTAAAAGTATAGCCTTATCTGACCTCTGCTTGGAGTCCTCATACTCATAAgtgaagcttttcagtttgagtTCCTGACTGACTGAACACAGTCCTCTCTCcttgtttttgtgtttatgtttcGTTTTGTGTTTCTTGACCACTTTCCCCTCCTTGTCCAGCTTGGGAATGGCGCCGTCCACGCTGGAGTGAAAGGAGTTCTTTTTCTCGGACAGGGCACCCCTCTTCCTATGCTCCTGTTTCTTCCTCACTGGCTTCAGTGACTCCACACTGGAGCCCTCAGAGGAGCAGTCAGACTCGCTTGTCAGTCTCGTCCTTGTGGAGTCTGATAAAGAGCTAACCTCTGACCAGGCAGGAGAAGAAATGGTTTTCCAATTGTCTGTCCGCCAGTGCTTGGCGTGCTGGTCTGTGTGGCTGGGGTTCTGCTTCTGGGCAGTGGAGCTCCCATGAGACgaggtggaggaggcagacaggGAGCTGAACAGGGAGGGGTCCTTCAGCACCAGCGGGGACTCCTTGAGGCAGCCAGGGCTCCCCACCGAGTCCCCATCGTCCTCACCACTCCCTGAGGATTCACTCTCTGACTCCGAGGAGCAGAATTTGTCGCTCCTTTTCCCAAACCGCacttctttgccttttgtttctttctttcgtttctttttcactttatttttttccttctgctgcttgGAATTCGAAGGCTCCCGTGTTTTGTTACTGGGCAATATCGTGTGTGCAGAGAGTCTCAGCTTCTCTCCTGTCCCCACGGTGACACTGAGATCCTCTTCGTCTGACGTGTCTGACAAGATGCGATGAGTAGCTTTCTTTGGTGCAATTGTGTTATTTTTAGTGTAACTTTTCACTTCCATTTTGGgtatagaaataaaactatttgatTTAGTTTCTTTCCTGTAATCCTTTTTCAGTAAGTGTTTGTCATCCACTGGAGGGACTCTGTCCTGCTCGTCATCCTCATCAAACTCATACTCATCCTTGACAGGGGTCACAGTTTTCTGGGGCTCTGGATTCTTAGCCTTGTGCTTTAGGCCTTTTTCAAATTCAGAGTCTGTGTTATTGCCATCAACTGAACTAGAAGGCGCGAATGATGGGGCATCTTCCTCCTCGGAGCTGTCTGTTGGAAACAGAATGAGAGATGTCAAGGCAGGTGCAGAACAACTCCACAGACACGGAAAAGGAGTCTGCAGAGGTGGCCTGGAGAAAGGCCCCCCAACCCCGAGTGCTCAGCCACCCCAGGGAGGGAGGCTTCCCCAAAGAAGCACTGCACTTAATTTGCTAAATCTGAGGCCGACCATGGGCAGAAGGACATCAAAGAGAGGTTTGTACAAAGACAGGGTTGCCATCTTAGTAGTAAGCCTGCAGGCTTTTGGACACTGGAACCCTGGAGGCGGGGTGGGGTCCTCGCAGTCCAGAAATTCCTGTAAGTGGCAGGTGTTGAGGAGGCGAGGAGACCCTCTGTGCCGGTCTGCAGATGCAAACGCACATTGCCTCTGGCATCACAGCACTATAGGGAGGCCCCGCCCCTGTAGCGTCACACAACCTGCTCCCGCCCCCGCCCTGCACACACACCCAGCACTCAGCCACTGACCAGTGGAGCTCTCTTCGCTGGACGTGTAGGTGCCCTTCCCTAACAGGAGGTTCACCATGGTCGGGGAGTTGGCCACCTTCAGTggtgtttctccttttctgttgCTTTGCTGAGGATTTCCTCCATATCGTAACAACAGCTTTACCACCTACAAAACAGCAGCAGGCACATGAGGGAGCTTTCTGAGAAACACCGACGCACTATTACTATACCTGTGTAAAACTGTGACCGTCCAGAGAGCCTGTGCTTAACCAGAAAACAGCCCACGCTGAGGCCGCAAGCTGTGTGCACAGCATGCCTGGCAGAGTCTCTGGACCTGTGCCTCTCCTGCAGGAAGGACCCTCACAGGCTCCCCTCCAGGCGGAACAGTCCCAGCTCCAGAAGTCCTCCCTCACAACGAGTCAATCACTTGCCCAGAATTTTCTCACATAGGCTCCCCTCCTGCCAATGGCAAGCTTGCCATCCAGTGCGGTCCAGTGGTCATGGAAGGTTCTGGCTATGTAGGGGGAAGTTTTttatgggggggaggggaggagcaggcgGTGTtacagaacagagaaaacaaagaccaAGCTTCTGCAAGCaggtttattttatattttcatttattttagaaaataagatcacctcttccttgctttattttacaCGGGTAAGGACAGTCACGTGAAGAACAGAAACACAGTGACATTTCAACAGCCCTGTTGAACTGTTTACAACTAACAGCCTGTGCGTCACACACCCAGGACAGCTGATTCACTGAACTCAAGTACAAATACCGAATTCAGTCTCAACCTTAGTCTAGTCTGAGCCTAGAGCACTGGAAGAACCTTTCACAAGGGTCAATACAAACCGCATTCTTCACGTGCTCTGTCTCATCTAGTACATCACTCAGGACAGAGCCTCCTGGGGACGAGTGTCCCACTGCTGCTTGAACCAACACAACCACCTTAGTCTGAGGATCCTGGAGGTCAGAGGCCAAGGTGTTGGCTCCTTCCTTTCCCTGCACACAGGGTTCCTTGCAGTGGTGGGACTCTGGTCCCCATGTCCTTGTTGTCT of the Equus quagga isolate Etosha38 chromosome 13, UCLA_HA_Equagga_1.0, whole genome shotgun sequence genome contains:
- the ANKRD11 gene encoding ankyrin repeat domain-containing protein 11 isoform X6, encoding MESRRTRTQMPPAQSMSWYCKAGSLLEAPWHEMEVPRSKKKEKQGPERKRIKKEPVTRKAGLLFGMGLSGIRAGYPLSERQQVALLMQMTAEESANSPVDTTPKHPSQSTVCQKGTPNSASKTKDKVNKRNERGETRLHRAAIRGDARRIKELISEGADVNVKDFAGWTALHEACNRGYYDVAKQLLAAGAEVNTKGLDDDTPLHDAANNGHYKVVKLLLRYGGNPQQSNRKGETPLKVANSPTMVNLLLGKGTYTSSEESSTDSSEEEDAPSFAPSSSVDGNNTDSEFEKGLKHKAKNPEPQKTVTPVKDEYEFDEDDEQDRVPPVDDKHLLKKDYRKETKSNSFISIPKMEVKSYTKNNTIAPKKATHRILSDTSDEEDLSVTVGTGEKLRLSAHTILPSNKTREPSNSKQQKEKNKVKKKRKKETKGKEVRFGKRSDKFCSSESESESSGSGEDDGDSVGSPGCLKESPLVLKDPSLFSSLSASSTSSHGSSTAQKQNPSHTDQHAKHWRTDNWKTISSPAWSEVSSLSDSTRTRLTSESDCSSEGSSVESLKPVRKKQEHRKRGALSEKKNSFHSSVDGAIPKLDKEGKVVKKHKTKHKHKNKERGLCSVSQELKLKSFTYEYEDSKQRSDKAILLDNDISTENKLKVLKHDRDHFKKEEKLSKMKSDDKEWLFKDEIIKASKDDKSLRRVRDMNKDVSRPFRDEKDRSNKVEKEKSAKEKSPKEEKLRLYKEERKKKSKDRPSKLEKKNDFKEDKISKEKEKTFKEDKEKLKKEKVYREDSAFDDYCNKSQFLENEDTKFSLSDDQQDRWFSDLSDSSFDFKGEDSWDSPVTDYRDIKNDSVARLILETVKEDSKEKKRESRTREKRDYSEKRSDKDAFFRKKDRDYLDKNSEKRKDQIEKHKSIASYLSEKDKKRRESAEGGRDRKDRDLSDICRDRKDPLEGAKERKDGRAKPEEAYREDLKEYSCESIFKDRSDCDFGKNLEPWERHHSVREKEKKDGLEKEKKEKIKLEKYKDKSSDKDKNEKSLLEKCQKEKEFDKCFKEKKDTKEKHKDTHSKDKERKASFDQVKEKKEKCFSGIISEDFSEKKDEKKGKEKSWYIADIFTDESEDEKDDYTASGFKIGEAGEVQRVDGLQEKDDGREPHPSDRHRKHSVDRQHSEKPKEKEPKEKRRDRGATEGVKDKKEKAFDKHKEKKDKESTDKYKDRKDRASVDSTQERKSRQKPPEKAEKKPCAEDKAKSRHRERPDKEHGRERKASKGVELERSLLEKLEEEALRECREDSNDRASEVSSDSFTDRGQDPGLSALLDTSVTEPPEEKVKESCPQEKLKEKERHRHSSSSSKKSHDRERGKKEKSERKDKGEDYKETGSRRDSSQCEKEFLDADAYSISYNTKADIEDELDKTIEFFSTEKKDKNDSEREPSKKVEKELKPYGSGTINILKEKKRREKHREKWRDEKEKHRDKHGDGILKHAREEHKSAAKDKDSPPGSLRERPRDESLRPSEAKLKDKSKENPEKEKADSVKLSNGSDKLPPSKDVGRKDVRPREKLLGDGDLMMTSFERMLSQKDLEIEERHKRHKERMKQMEKMRHRSGDPKLKERVKSAEDMRKKSLDVPPKKPLGLDPALKDKKLKEAAPPPPAAENKPHLGPAVDARDWLAGPHMKEVLPASPRPDQNRPTGVPTPASVVSCPSYEEAMHTPRTPSCSTDDYPDLGFDCTDPPPISSTSASACSPSFFDRFSGAASGISETPSQTPTRPVCTNLYRSVSVDIRRTPEEEFSVGDKLFRQQSVPTASSFDSPGQHLEDKAPVAPGPAEKFACLSPGYYSPDYGIPSPKADGLHCPPAAVVNVTPSPEGAFSGLQAKSPPSHRDELLAPSMEGALPPDLGIPLEATEDQQATAAIIPPEPSYLEPLDEGPFSTVITEEPVEWAHPAGSEQGLSSSLIGTAPENPVSWPVGSDLLLKSPQRFSESPKHFCPAASLHPAAPGPFGATEPPYPGSPASYPLSGTEPGLEEVRDTAVEAIPAAVSPSEEPTPFTPPSRLESFFSSCKSLPEAPPEGPPEPACVTTVAQVEALGPLENNFLENGHNLPVLGQVEPVPWSDPFTTPVDDLDLGPFSLPELPLQTKDVSDVETEPVEDSPLIPPENTPAGAPMVLNGGDVAASAAEEQLVLPPDQPVTRLPAEPEPLEEPKPAVMLNATAEAGAVSEARAPEDSNSSLGPVPALPEQLPPGGVDEEAECQEPSAVSHGAPDPPVDCLAQADGAGPHDTAGLEGPPSSVLPEATEPEPKPTAEAPKAPKVEEIPQRMTRNRAQMLANQNKQSSPPSEKEPAPAPRAKGRGSEEEDPQAQHPRKRRFQRSSQQLQQHMNTSTQQTREVIQQTLAAIVDAIKLDDIEPYHSDRSNPYFEYLQIRKKIEEKRKILCYISPQAPQCYAEYVTYTGSYLLDGKPLSKLHIPVIAPPPSLAEPLKELFKQQEAVRGKLRLQHSIEREKLIVSCEQEILRVHCRAARTIANQAVPFSACTMLLDSEVYNMPLESQGDENKSVRDRFNARQFISWLQDVDDKYDRMKTCLLMRQQHEAAALNAVQRMEWQLKVQELDPAGHKSLCVNEVPSFYVPMVDVNDDFVLLPA
- the ANKRD11 gene encoding ankyrin repeat domain-containing protein 11 isoform X4, which produces MIDKDKVSLTKTPKLDRSDGGKEVRERATKRKLPFTVGANGEQKDSDTEKQGPERKRIKKEPVTRKAGLLFGMGLSGIRAGYPLSERQQVALLMQMTAEESANSPVDTTPKHPSQSTVCQKGTPNSASKTKDKVNKRNERGETRLHRAAIRGDARRIKELISEGADVNVKDFAGWTALHEACNRGYYDVAKQLLAAGAEVNTKGLDDDTPLHDAANNGHYKVVKLLLRYGGNPQQSNRKGETPLKVANSPTMVNLLLGKGTYTSSEESSTDSSEEEDAPSFAPSSSVDGNNTDSEFEKGLKHKAKNPEPQKTVTPVKDEYEFDEDDEQDRVPPVDDKHLLKKDYRKETKSNSFISIPKMEVKSYTKNNTIAPKKATHRILSDTSDEEDLSVTVGTGEKLRLSAHTILPSNKTREPSNSKQQKEKNKVKKKRKKETKGKEVRFGKRSDKFCSSESESESSGSGEDDGDSVGSPGCLKESPLVLKDPSLFSSLSASSTSSHGSSTAQKQNPSHTDQHAKHWRTDNWKTISSPAWSEVSSLSDSTRTRLTSESDCSSEGSSVESLKPVRKKQEHRKRGALSEKKNSFHSSVDGAIPKLDKEGKVVKKHKTKHKHKNKERGLCSVSQELKLKSFTYEYEDSKQRSDKAILLDNDISTENKLKVLKHDRDHFKKEEKLSKMKSDDKEWLFKDEIIKASKDDKSLRRVRDMNKDVSRPFRDEKDRSNKVEKEKSAKEKSPKEEKLRLYKEERKKKSKDRPSKLEKKNDFKEDKISKEKEKTFKEDKEKLKKEKVYREDSAFDDYCNKSQFLENEDTKFSLSDDQQDRWFSDLSDSSFDFKGEDSWDSPVTDYRDIKNDSVARLILETVKEDSKEKKRESRTREKRDYSEKRSDKDAFFRKKDRDYLDKNSEKRKDQIEKHKSIASYLSEKDKKRRESAEGGRDRKDRDLSDICRDRKDPLEGAKERKDGRAKPEEAYREDLKEYSCESIFKDRSDCDFGKNLEPWERHHSVREKEKKDGLEKEKKEKIKLEKYKDKSSDKDKNEKSLLEKCQKEKEFDKCFKEKKDTKEKHKDTHSKDKERKASFDQVKEKKEKCFSGIISEDFSEKKDEKKGKEKSWYIADIFTDESEDEKDDYTASGFKIGEAGEVQRVDGLQEKDDGREPHPSDRHRKHSVDRQHSEKPKEKEPKEKRRDRGATEGVKDKKEKAFDKHKEKKDKESTDKYKDRKDRASVDSTQERKSRQKPPEKAEKKPCAEDKAKSRHRERPDKEHGRERKASKGVELERSLLEKLEEEALRECREDSNDRASEVSSDSFTDRGQDPGLSALLDTSVTEPPEEKVKESCPQEKLKEKERHRHSSSSSKKSHDRERGKKEKSERKDKGEDYKETGSRRDSSQCEKEFLDADAYSISYNTKADIEDELDKTIEFFSTEKKDKNDSEREPSKKVEKELKPYGSGTINILKEKKRREKHREKWRDEKEKHRDKHGDGILKHAREEHKSAAKDKDSPPGSLRERPRDESLRPSEAKLKDKSKENPEKEKADSVKLSNGSDKLPPSKDVGRKDVRPREKLLGDGDLMMTSFERMLSQKDLEIEERHKRHKERMKQMEKMRHRSGDPKLKERVKSAEDMRKKSLDVPPKKPLGLDPALKDKKLKEAAPPPPAAENKPHLGPAVDARDWLAGPHMKEVLPASPRPDQNRPTGVPTPASVVSCPSYEEAMHTPRTPSCSTDDYPDLGFDCTDPPPISSTSASACSPSFFDRFSGAASGISETPSQTPTRPVCTNLYRSVSVDIRRTPEEEFSVGDKLFRQQSVPTASSFDSPGQHLEDKAPVAPGPAEKFACLSPGYYSPDYGIPSPKADGLHCPPAAVVNVTPSPEGAFSGLQAKSPPSHRDELLAPSMEGALPPDLGIPLEATEDQQATAAIIPPEPSYLEPLDEGPFSTVITEEPVEWAHPAGSEQGLSSSLIGTAPENPVSWPVGSDLLLKSPQRFSESPKHFCPAASLHPAAPGPFGATEPPYPGSPASYPLSGTEPGLEEVRDTAVEAIPAAVSPSEEPTPFTPPSRLESFFSSCKSLPEAPPEGPPEPACVTTVAQVEALGPLENNFLENGHNLPVLGQVEPVPWSDPFTTPVDDLDLGPFSLPELPLQTKDVSDVETEPVEDSPLIPPENTPAGAPMVLNGGDVAASAAEEQLVLPPDQPVTRLPAEPEPLEEPKPAVMLNATAEAGAVSEARAPEDSNSSLGPVPALPEQLPPGGVDEEAECQEPSAVSHGAPDPPVDCLAQADGAGPHDTAGLEGPPSSVLPEATEPEPKPTAEAPKAPKVEEIPQRMTRNRAQMLANQNKQSSPPSEKEPAPAPRAKGRGSEEEDPQAQHPRKRRFQRSSQQLQQHMNTSTQQTREVIQQTLAAIVDAIKLDDIEPYHSDRSNPYFEYLQIRKKIEEKRKILCYISPQAPQCYAEYVTYTGSYLLDGKPLSKLHIPVIAPPPSLAEPLKELFKQQEAVRGKLRLQHSIEREKLIVSCEQEILRVHCRAARTIANQAVPFSACTMLLDSEVYNMPLESQGDENKSVRDRFNARQFISWLQDVDDKYDRMKVCGEQLLSPAGGQTSVGPHLEPSSKTCLLMRQQHEAAALNAVQRMEWQLKVQELDPAGHKSLCVNEVPSFYVPMVDVNDDFVLLPA